The following are encoded in a window of Osmia bicornis bicornis chromosome 15, iOsmBic2.1, whole genome shotgun sequence genomic DNA:
- the LOC114876493 gene encoding sodium/potassium-transporting ATPase subunit alpha isoform X2 has translation MASKGKLATEHGRSDSYRVATLPKIRDDNKTADGMYKSRRKNPKRRTDNLDDLKQELDIDFHKITPEELYQRFQTHPENGLSHAKARENLERDGPNSLTPPKQTPEWVKFCKNLFGGFALLLWIGAILCFIAYSIQATTSEDPNDDNLYLGIVLAAVVIVTGIFSYYQESKSSKIMESFKNMVPQFATVIREGEKLTLRAEELVLGDVVEVKFGDRIPADIRIIESRGFKVDNSSLTGESEPQSRSPEFTNENPLETKNLAFFSTNAVEGTAKGVVICCGDQTVMGRIAGLASGLDTGETPIAKEIHHFIHLITGVAVFLGITFFLIAFILGYHWLDAVIFLIGIIVANVPEGLLATVTVCLTLTAKRMASKNCLVKNLEAVETLGSTSTICSDKTGTLTQNRMTVAHMWFDNQIIEADTTEDQSGLQYDRTSPGFKALAKIATLCNRAEFKPGQEKQPILQRQVNGDASEAALLKCMELALGDVMGIRKRNKKVCEIPFNSTNKYQVSIHESDNPDDPRHLLVMKGAPERILDRCSTIFIGGKEKVLDEEMKEAFNNAYLELGGLGERVLGFCDFTLPSDKFPIGYKFNCDDPNFPLEALRFVGLMSMIDPPRAAVPDAVAKCRSAGIKVIMVTGDHPITAKAIAKSVGIISEGNETIEDIAQRLNIPVSEVNPREAKAAVIHGTELRELNSDQLDEILRYHTEIVFARTSPQQKLIIVEGCQRMGAIVAVTGDGVNDSPALKKADIGVAMGIAGSDVSKQAADMILLDDNFASIVTGVEEGRLIFDNLKKSIAYTLTSNIPEISPFLAFILCDIPLPLGTVTILCIDLGTDMVPAISLAYEEAESDIMKRHPRNPFTDKLVNERLISMAYGQIGMIQAAAGFFVYFVIMAENGFLPLYLFGIRKQWDSKAINDLRDSYGQEWTYNDRKTLEFTCHTAFFVSIVIVQWADLIVCKTRRNSIIHQGMRNWALNFGLVFETALAAFLSYTPGMDKGLRMFPLKFVWWLPALPFMLAIFIYDETRRFYLRRNPGGWLEQETYY, from the exons CATGGCCGTTCAGATTCGTACAGGGTCGCCACGTTACCGAAAATTCGCGACGACAACAAAACAGCCGATGGGATGTACAAG TCGCGGCGGAAGAACCCAAAGCGGAGGACGGACAATTTAGATGACCTGAAGCAGGAGTTGGACATTGATTTCCACAAAATCACCCCCGAAGAACTGTATCAGAGATTTCAGACGCACCCCGAAAAC GGCCTCAGTCATGCGAAGGCAAGGGAGAATCTGGAGAGGGATGGGCCAAACTCGTTAACGCCACCGAAACAGACACCGGAATGGGTGAAATTCTGCAAGAATCTTTTCGGTGGTTTCGCGTTGCTGTTATGGATCGGTGCGATCCTTTGCTTCATCGCGTACTCGATCCAGGCGACGACCAGCGAGGACCCGAACGACGACAATTTGTACCTGGGTATCGTGTTGGCGGCGGTGGTTATAGTTACGGGCATATTCTCGTATTACCAGGAGAGCAAATCAAGCAAAATCATGGAATCGTTCAAGAACATGGTACCGCAATTCGCGACGGTGATCAGAGAAGGCGAGAAACTGACATTGAGGGCGGAGGAATTGGTACTCGGCGACGTGGTCGAGGTGAAGTTCGGCGATCGTATACCGGCGGACATAAGGATCATCGAATCGCGTGGATTCAAAGTGGACAACTCATCGTTGACCGGTGAATCCGAACCACAGTCGAGGTCCCCCGAGTTCACGAACGAGAATCCGTTAGAAACGAAAAATCTCGCCTTCTTCTCGACGAATGCCGTTGAAGGCACGGCGAAGGGTGTGGTGATCTGCTGTGGCGATCAGACGGTAATGGGAAGGATTGCTGGCCTGGCATCCGGCCTTGACACCGGTGAAACGCCGATCGCTAAGGAGATACACCACTTTATCCATTTGATTACCGGCGTTGCAGTGTTCCTCGGTATAACCTTCTTCTTGATAGCGTTCATTCTCGGTTACCATTGGCTTGATGCGGTTATCTTCCTCATCGGTATCATCGTCGCCAACGTACCGGAAGGTTTGCTCGCTACCGTGACCGTGTGCCTGACCCTGACCGCGAAACGAATGGCCTCGAAGAATTGTCTGGTTAAGAATCTCGAGGCTGTCGAAACTTTAGGATCCACGTCGACCATTTGCTCGGACAAAACTGGCACACTGACGCAGAACCGGATGACCGTTGCCCATATGTGGTTCGACAACCAGATCATCGAGGCTGACACAACGGAGGATCAGTCTGGATTACAATACGACCGTACCAGCCCCGGCTTCAAAGCGTTGGCCAAGATTGCTACACTCTGTAATCGTGCCGAGTTCAAACCTGGCCAAGAGAAACAACCGATCCTACAGAGACAGGTGAACGGTGACGCGTCCGAGGCTGCTCTGTTGAAGTGCATGGAACTGGCGTTAGGAGACGTGATGGGTATCAGGAAACGCAACAAGAAGGTCTGCGAGATTCCGTTCAACTCTACCAACAAATACCAGGTGTCCATCCACGAGTCCGACAATCCAGATGACCCCAGACACCTGCTTGTAATGAAGGGTGCCCCGGAGAGAATTCTCGACCGATGCTCCACCATATTCATCGGTGGAAAGGAGAAAGTTCTGGACGAGGAGATGAAGGAAGCCTTCAACAATGCTTACCTCGAGCTAGGCGGTCTTGGCGAACGTGTACTCGGCTTCTGTGACTTCACGCTGCCGTCCGATAAGTTCCCGATCGGCTACAAGTTCAACTGCGACGATCCCAACTTCCCGCTCGAAGCACTCCGTTTCGTGGGCCTCATGTCTATGATCGACCCGCCCAGGGCTGCGGTACCCGACGCGGTCGCCAAATGCCGTTCAGCCGGTATCAAGGTGATCATGGTTACCGGCGATCACCCGATCACTGCCAAAGCCATTGCCAAATCCGTCGGCATCATCTCTGAAG GTAACGAGACTATCGAGGACATTGCTCAACGGTTGAACATCCCAGTGTCCGAAGTGAATCCCCGCGAGGCCAAGGCCGCCGTGATTCACGGAACTGAACTCAGGGAACTGAATTCCGACCAACTGGACGAGATTCTCAGGTACCACACCGAAATTGTGTTCGCCCGTACCTCGCCACAGCAGAAGCTCATCATCGTCGAAGGCTGTCAACGAATGGGTGCTATCGTCGCCGTAACTG GTGATGGTGTGAACGATTCGCCCGCGCTGAAGAAGGCCGACATCGGTGTAGCCATGGGTATCGCTGGTTCGGACGTGTCGAAACAAGCAGCCGACATGATCCTGCTCGACGACAACTTCGCCTCGATCGTGACCGGTGTCGAAGAGGGTCGTCTGATCTTCGACAACCTGAAGAAGTCAATCGCTTACACCCTGACCTCGAACATCCCCGAGATCTCACCCTTCCTGGCGTTTATCCTTTGCGATATACCTCTGCCACTCGGTACCGTCACTATTCTCTGCATCGACTTGGGAACTGACATG GTGCCAGCCATCTCACTTGCCTACGAGGAGGCAGAGAGCGATATTATGAAGCGACATCCACGAAACCCGTTCACTGACAAGCTAGTTAACGAAAG GCTTATTTCGATGGCATACGGTCAGATCGGTATGATCCAAGCAGCAGCTGGTTTCTTCGTGTACTTCGTAATCATGGCTGAGAATGGATTCCTTCCTCTGTATCTTTTCGGTATCCGAAAACAATGGGATTCCAAGGCTATCAATGATCTTCGCGACAGCTACGGCCAAGAATGG ACATACAATGATCGCAAGACACTGGAGTTCACCTGCCACACAGCCTTCTTCGTATCAATTGTGATCGTCCAGTGGGCCGATTTGATCGTCTGCAAGACGCGACGTAACTCCATCATTCACCAGGGAATGAGAAACTGGGCCCTGAACTTTGGTCTGGTATTCGAGACCGCCCTCGCCGCATTCCTAAGCTACACACCTGGCATGGACAAGGGTCTCCGCATGTTCCCTCTCAA ATTCGTCTGGTGGTTACCCGCCCTTCCTTTCATGCTCGCCATTTTCATCTacgacgagacgagacgattCTACCTCCGCCGGAATCCAGGAGGCTGGCTCGAGCAAGAAACTTACTATTAG
- the LOC114876493 gene encoding sodium/potassium-transporting ATPase subunit alpha isoform X5 has protein sequence MHGRSDSYRVATLPKIRDDNKTADGMYKSRRKNPKRRTDNLDDLKQELDIDFHKITPEELYQRFQTHPENGLSHAKARENLERDGPNSLTPPKQTPEWVKFCKNLFGGFALLLWIGAILCFIAYSIQATTSEDPNDDNLYLGIVLAAVVIVTGIFSYYQESKSSKIMESFKNMVPQFATVIREGEKLTLRAEELVLGDVVEVKFGDRIPADIRIIESRGFKVDNSSLTGESEPQSRSPEFTNENPLETKNLAFFSTNAVEGTAKGVVICCGDQTVMGRIAGLASGLDTGETPIAKEIHHFIHLITGVAVFLGITFFLIAFILGYHWLDAVIFLIGIIVANVPEGLLATVTVCLTLTAKRMASKNCLVKNLEAVETLGSTSTICSDKTGTLTQNRMTVAHMWFDNQIIEADTTEDQSGLQYDRTSPGFKALAKIATLCNRAEFKPGQEKQPILQRQVNGDASEAALLKCMELALGDVMGIRKRNKKVCEIPFNSTNKYQVSIHESDNPDDPRHLLVMKGAPERILDRCSTIFIGGKEKVLDEEMKEAFNNAYLELGGLGERVLGFCDFTLPSDKFPIGYKFNCDDPNFPLEALRFVGLMSMIDPPRAAVPDAVAKCRSAGIKVIMVTGDHPITAKAIAKSVGIISEGNETIEDIAQRLNIPVSEVNPREAKAAVIHGTELRELNSDQLDEILRYHTEIVFARTSPQQKLIIVEGCQRMGAIVAVTGDGVNDSPALKKADIGVAMGIAGSDVSKQAADMILLDDNFASIVTGVEEGRLIFDNLKKSIAYTLTSNIPEISPFLAFILCDIPLPLGTVTILCIDLGTDMVPAISLAYEAPESDIMKRQPRDPYRDNLVNRRLISMAYGQIGMIQAAAGFFVYFVIMAENGFLPLYLFGIRKQWDSKAINDLRDSYGQEWTYNDRKTLEFTCHTAFFVSIVIVQWADLIVCKTRRNSIIHQGMRNWALNFGLVFETALAAFLSYTPGMDKGLRMFPLKFVWWLPALPFMLAIFIYDETRRFYLRRNPGGWLEQETYY, from the exons CATGGCCGTTCAGATTCGTACAGGGTCGCCACGTTACCGAAAATTCGCGACGACAACAAAACAGCCGATGGGATGTACAAG TCGCGGCGGAAGAACCCAAAGCGGAGGACGGACAATTTAGATGACCTGAAGCAGGAGTTGGACATTGATTTCCACAAAATCACCCCCGAAGAACTGTATCAGAGATTTCAGACGCACCCCGAAAAC GGCCTCAGTCATGCGAAGGCAAGGGAGAATCTGGAGAGGGATGGGCCAAACTCGTTAACGCCACCGAAACAGACACCGGAATGGGTGAAATTCTGCAAGAATCTTTTCGGTGGTTTCGCGTTGCTGTTATGGATCGGTGCGATCCTTTGCTTCATCGCGTACTCGATCCAGGCGACGACCAGCGAGGACCCGAACGACGACAATTTGTACCTGGGTATCGTGTTGGCGGCGGTGGTTATAGTTACGGGCATATTCTCGTATTACCAGGAGAGCAAATCAAGCAAAATCATGGAATCGTTCAAGAACATGGTACCGCAATTCGCGACGGTGATCAGAGAAGGCGAGAAACTGACATTGAGGGCGGAGGAATTGGTACTCGGCGACGTGGTCGAGGTGAAGTTCGGCGATCGTATACCGGCGGACATAAGGATCATCGAATCGCGTGGATTCAAAGTGGACAACTCATCGTTGACCGGTGAATCCGAACCACAGTCGAGGTCCCCCGAGTTCACGAACGAGAATCCGTTAGAAACGAAAAATCTCGCCTTCTTCTCGACGAATGCCGTTGAAGGCACGGCGAAGGGTGTGGTGATCTGCTGTGGCGATCAGACGGTAATGGGAAGGATTGCTGGCCTGGCATCCGGCCTTGACACCGGTGAAACGCCGATCGCTAAGGAGATACACCACTTTATCCATTTGATTACCGGCGTTGCAGTGTTCCTCGGTATAACCTTCTTCTTGATAGCGTTCATTCTCGGTTACCATTGGCTTGATGCGGTTATCTTCCTCATCGGTATCATCGTCGCCAACGTACCGGAAGGTTTGCTCGCTACCGTGACCGTGTGCCTGACCCTGACCGCGAAACGAATGGCCTCGAAGAATTGTCTGGTTAAGAATCTCGAGGCTGTCGAAACTTTAGGATCCACGTCGACCATTTGCTCGGACAAAACTGGCACACTGACGCAGAACCGGATGACCGTTGCCCATATGTGGTTCGACAACCAGATCATCGAGGCTGACACAACGGAGGATCAGTCTGGATTACAATACGACCGTACCAGCCCCGGCTTCAAAGCGTTGGCCAAGATTGCTACACTCTGTAATCGTGCCGAGTTCAAACCTGGCCAAGAGAAACAACCGATCCTACAGAGACAGGTGAACGGTGACGCGTCCGAGGCTGCTCTGTTGAAGTGCATGGAACTGGCGTTAGGAGACGTGATGGGTATCAGGAAACGCAACAAGAAGGTCTGCGAGATTCCGTTCAACTCTACCAACAAATACCAGGTGTCCATCCACGAGTCCGACAATCCAGATGACCCCAGACACCTGCTTGTAATGAAGGGTGCCCCGGAGAGAATTCTCGACCGATGCTCCACCATATTCATCGGTGGAAAGGAGAAAGTTCTGGACGAGGAGATGAAGGAAGCCTTCAACAATGCTTACCTCGAGCTAGGCGGTCTTGGCGAACGTGTACTCGGCTTCTGTGACTTCACGCTGCCGTCCGATAAGTTCCCGATCGGCTACAAGTTCAACTGCGACGATCCCAACTTCCCGCTCGAAGCACTCCGTTTCGTGGGCCTCATGTCTATGATCGACCCGCCCAGGGCTGCGGTACCCGACGCGGTCGCCAAATGCCGTTCAGCCGGTATCAAGGTGATCATGGTTACCGGCGATCACCCGATCACTGCCAAAGCCATTGCCAAATCCGTCGGCATCATCTCTGAAG GTAACGAGACTATCGAGGACATTGCTCAACGGTTGAACATCCCAGTGTCCGAAGTGAATCCCCGCGAGGCCAAGGCCGCCGTGATTCACGGAACTGAACTCAGGGAACTGAATTCCGACCAACTGGACGAGATTCTCAGGTACCACACCGAAATTGTGTTCGCCCGTACCTCGCCACAGCAGAAGCTCATCATCGTCGAAGGCTGTCAACGAATGGGTGCTATCGTCGCCGTAACTG GTGATGGTGTGAACGATTCGCCCGCGCTGAAGAAGGCCGACATCGGTGTAGCCATGGGTATCGCTGGTTCGGACGTGTCGAAACAAGCAGCCGACATGATCCTGCTCGACGACAACTTCGCCTCGATCGTGACCGGTGTCGAAGAGGGTCGTCTGATCTTCGACAACCTGAAGAAGTCAATCGCTTACACCCTGACCTCGAACATCCCCGAGATCTCACCCTTCCTGGCGTTTATCCTTTGCGATATACCTCTGCCACTCGGTACCGTCACTATTCTCTGCATCGACTTGGGAACTGACATG GTGCCGGCCATCTCGCTAGCTTACGAGGCACCGGAGTCGGACATAATGAAACGGCAGCCCCGCGATCCTTACAGAGACAATCTTGTCAACCGAAG GCTTATTTCGATGGCATACGGTCAGATCGGTATGATCCAAGCAGCAGCTGGTTTCTTCGTGTACTTCGTAATCATGGCTGAGAATGGATTCCTTCCTCTGTATCTTTTCGGTATCCGAAAACAATGGGATTCCAAGGCTATCAATGATCTTCGCGACAGCTACGGCCAAGAATGG ACATACAATGATCGCAAGACACTGGAGTTCACCTGCCACACAGCCTTCTTCGTATCAATTGTGATCGTCCAGTGGGCCGATTTGATCGTCTGCAAGACGCGACGTAACTCCATCATTCACCAGGGAATGAGAAACTGGGCCCTGAACTTTGGTCTGGTATTCGAGACCGCCCTCGCCGCATTCCTAAGCTACACACCTGGCATGGACAAGGGTCTCCGCATGTTCCCTCTCAA ATTCGTCTGGTGGTTACCCGCCCTTCCTTTCATGCTCGCCATTTTCATCTacgacgagacgagacgattCTACCTCCGCCGGAATCCAGGAGGCTGGCTCGAGCAAGAAACTTACTATTAG
- the LOC114876493 gene encoding sodium/potassium-transporting ATPase subunit alpha isoform X4: MGDKHGRSDSYRVATLPKIRDDNKTADGMYKSRRKNPKRRTDNLDDLKQELDIDFHKITPEELYQRFQTHPENGLSHAKARENLERDGPNSLTPPKQTPEWVKFCKNLFGGFALLLWIGAILCFIAYSIQATTSEDPNDDNLYLGIVLAAVVIVTGIFSYYQESKSSKIMESFKNMVPQFATVIREGEKLTLRAEELVLGDVVEVKFGDRIPADIRIIESRGFKVDNSSLTGESEPQSRSPEFTNENPLETKNLAFFSTNAVEGTAKGVVICCGDQTVMGRIAGLASGLDTGETPIAKEIHHFIHLITGVAVFLGITFFLIAFILGYHWLDAVIFLIGIIVANVPEGLLATVTVCLTLTAKRMASKNCLVKNLEAVETLGSTSTICSDKTGTLTQNRMTVAHMWFDNQIIEADTTEDQSGLQYDRTSPGFKALAKIATLCNRAEFKPGQEKQPILQRQVNGDASEAALLKCMELALGDVMGIRKRNKKVCEIPFNSTNKYQVSIHESDNPDDPRHLLVMKGAPERILDRCSTIFIGGKEKVLDEEMKEAFNNAYLELGGLGERVLGFCDFTLPSDKFPIGYKFNCDDPNFPLEALRFVGLMSMIDPPRAAVPDAVAKCRSAGIKVIMVTGDHPITAKAIAKSVGIISEGNETIEDIAQRLNIPVSEVNPREAKAAVIHGTELRELNSDQLDEILRYHTEIVFARTSPQQKLIIVEGCQRMGAIVAVTGDGVNDSPALKKADIGVAMGIAGSDVSKQAADMILLDDNFASIVTGVEEGRLIFDNLKKSIAYTLTSNIPEISPFLAFILCDIPLPLGTVTILCIDLGTDMVPAISLAYEAPESDIMKRQPRDPYRDNLVNRRLISMAYGQIGMIQAAAGFFVYFVIMAENGFLPLYLFGIRKQWDSKAINDLRDSYGQEWTYNDRKTLEFTCHTAFFVSIVIVQWADLIVCKTRRNSIIHQGMRNWALNFGLVFETALAAFLSYTPGMDKGLRMFPLKFVWWLPALPFMLAIFIYDETRRFYLRRNPGGWLEQETYY; encoded by the exons CATGGCCGTTCAGATTCGTACAGGGTCGCCACGTTACCGAAAATTCGCGACGACAACAAAACAGCCGATGGGATGTACAAG TCGCGGCGGAAGAACCCAAAGCGGAGGACGGACAATTTAGATGACCTGAAGCAGGAGTTGGACATTGATTTCCACAAAATCACCCCCGAAGAACTGTATCAGAGATTTCAGACGCACCCCGAAAAC GGCCTCAGTCATGCGAAGGCAAGGGAGAATCTGGAGAGGGATGGGCCAAACTCGTTAACGCCACCGAAACAGACACCGGAATGGGTGAAATTCTGCAAGAATCTTTTCGGTGGTTTCGCGTTGCTGTTATGGATCGGTGCGATCCTTTGCTTCATCGCGTACTCGATCCAGGCGACGACCAGCGAGGACCCGAACGACGACAATTTGTACCTGGGTATCGTGTTGGCGGCGGTGGTTATAGTTACGGGCATATTCTCGTATTACCAGGAGAGCAAATCAAGCAAAATCATGGAATCGTTCAAGAACATGGTACCGCAATTCGCGACGGTGATCAGAGAAGGCGAGAAACTGACATTGAGGGCGGAGGAATTGGTACTCGGCGACGTGGTCGAGGTGAAGTTCGGCGATCGTATACCGGCGGACATAAGGATCATCGAATCGCGTGGATTCAAAGTGGACAACTCATCGTTGACCGGTGAATCCGAACCACAGTCGAGGTCCCCCGAGTTCACGAACGAGAATCCGTTAGAAACGAAAAATCTCGCCTTCTTCTCGACGAATGCCGTTGAAGGCACGGCGAAGGGTGTGGTGATCTGCTGTGGCGATCAGACGGTAATGGGAAGGATTGCTGGCCTGGCATCCGGCCTTGACACCGGTGAAACGCCGATCGCTAAGGAGATACACCACTTTATCCATTTGATTACCGGCGTTGCAGTGTTCCTCGGTATAACCTTCTTCTTGATAGCGTTCATTCTCGGTTACCATTGGCTTGATGCGGTTATCTTCCTCATCGGTATCATCGTCGCCAACGTACCGGAAGGTTTGCTCGCTACCGTGACCGTGTGCCTGACCCTGACCGCGAAACGAATGGCCTCGAAGAATTGTCTGGTTAAGAATCTCGAGGCTGTCGAAACTTTAGGATCCACGTCGACCATTTGCTCGGACAAAACTGGCACACTGACGCAGAACCGGATGACCGTTGCCCATATGTGGTTCGACAACCAGATCATCGAGGCTGACACAACGGAGGATCAGTCTGGATTACAATACGACCGTACCAGCCCCGGCTTCAAAGCGTTGGCCAAGATTGCTACACTCTGTAATCGTGCCGAGTTCAAACCTGGCCAAGAGAAACAACCGATCCTACAGAGACAGGTGAACGGTGACGCGTCCGAGGCTGCTCTGTTGAAGTGCATGGAACTGGCGTTAGGAGACGTGATGGGTATCAGGAAACGCAACAAGAAGGTCTGCGAGATTCCGTTCAACTCTACCAACAAATACCAGGTGTCCATCCACGAGTCCGACAATCCAGATGACCCCAGACACCTGCTTGTAATGAAGGGTGCCCCGGAGAGAATTCTCGACCGATGCTCCACCATATTCATCGGTGGAAAGGAGAAAGTTCTGGACGAGGAGATGAAGGAAGCCTTCAACAATGCTTACCTCGAGCTAGGCGGTCTTGGCGAACGTGTACTCGGCTTCTGTGACTTCACGCTGCCGTCCGATAAGTTCCCGATCGGCTACAAGTTCAACTGCGACGATCCCAACTTCCCGCTCGAAGCACTCCGTTTCGTGGGCCTCATGTCTATGATCGACCCGCCCAGGGCTGCGGTACCCGACGCGGTCGCCAAATGCCGTTCAGCCGGTATCAAGGTGATCATGGTTACCGGCGATCACCCGATCACTGCCAAAGCCATTGCCAAATCCGTCGGCATCATCTCTGAAG GTAACGAGACTATCGAGGACATTGCTCAACGGTTGAACATCCCAGTGTCCGAAGTGAATCCCCGCGAGGCCAAGGCCGCCGTGATTCACGGAACTGAACTCAGGGAACTGAATTCCGACCAACTGGACGAGATTCTCAGGTACCACACCGAAATTGTGTTCGCCCGTACCTCGCCACAGCAGAAGCTCATCATCGTCGAAGGCTGTCAACGAATGGGTGCTATCGTCGCCGTAACTG GTGATGGTGTGAACGATTCGCCCGCGCTGAAGAAGGCCGACATCGGTGTAGCCATGGGTATCGCTGGTTCGGACGTGTCGAAACAAGCAGCCGACATGATCCTGCTCGACGACAACTTCGCCTCGATCGTGACCGGTGTCGAAGAGGGTCGTCTGATCTTCGACAACCTGAAGAAGTCAATCGCTTACACCCTGACCTCGAACATCCCCGAGATCTCACCCTTCCTGGCGTTTATCCTTTGCGATATACCTCTGCCACTCGGTACCGTCACTATTCTCTGCATCGACTTGGGAACTGACATG GTGCCGGCCATCTCGCTAGCTTACGAGGCACCGGAGTCGGACATAATGAAACGGCAGCCCCGCGATCCTTACAGAGACAATCTTGTCAACCGAAG GCTTATTTCGATGGCATACGGTCAGATCGGTATGATCCAAGCAGCAGCTGGTTTCTTCGTGTACTTCGTAATCATGGCTGAGAATGGATTCCTTCCTCTGTATCTTTTCGGTATCCGAAAACAATGGGATTCCAAGGCTATCAATGATCTTCGCGACAGCTACGGCCAAGAATGG ACATACAATGATCGCAAGACACTGGAGTTCACCTGCCACACAGCCTTCTTCGTATCAATTGTGATCGTCCAGTGGGCCGATTTGATCGTCTGCAAGACGCGACGTAACTCCATCATTCACCAGGGAATGAGAAACTGGGCCCTGAACTTTGGTCTGGTATTCGAGACCGCCCTCGCCGCATTCCTAAGCTACACACCTGGCATGGACAAGGGTCTCCGCATGTTCCCTCTCAA ATTCGTCTGGTGGTTACCCGCCCTTCCTTTCATGCTCGCCATTTTCATCTacgacgagacgagacgattCTACCTCCGCCGGAATCCAGGAGGCTGGCTCGAGCAAGAAACTTACTATTAG